The Streptomyces rubrogriseus genomic sequence CCGGGACTGGCCGCCAAGCCGATCGTGGACATCGTCGTCGCGGTGGCCGACATCACGGCGGAGGAGGACTACCTCGACGCGCTGCTGGCCGCCGGTTACGAACTGCGGGTTCGCGAGCCGGGACACCGACTCGTGCGCACCCCCACCCGCGACGTGCATGTGCACGTGTACGAGAGAGGGGCGGCGGCGGTGCACGAGTACCTCCTCTTCCGTGACCACCTGCGCACCCACGCGGACGACCGCGCCCTGTACGAGAGCGTCAAACGAGCCCTGTTCGACCGGCGTTGGGACGACATGAACGACT encodes the following:
- a CDS encoding GrpB family protein is translated as MTNSGGRRRPDVTTVEIIGGPEAIEGGLSSYDARWAEDYLRHRRRILDALAGDVDVEHIGSTSVPGLAAKPIVDIVVAVADITAEEDYLDALLAAGYELRVREPGHRLVRTPTRDVHVHVYERGAAAVHEYLLFRDHLRTHADDRALYESVKRALFDRRWDDMNDYADAKSEVILAIKSRARAAHQ